The Budorcas taxicolor isolate Tak-1 chromosome 25, Takin1.1, whole genome shotgun sequence genome includes a region encoding these proteins:
- the LOC128068592 gene encoding mas-related G-protein coupled receptor member D-like yields MNYTLLQAPALVESSPEVEELGTAHWVLSAMVLFTCVGGFVGNGLVVWLLGSQGQRSPFSVYVLHLGVADLLFLLCMASKVILNCFQLDSTGHMALEIVSRGKYFTYMAGLSLLTAISMQRCLSVLFPIWYKCHRPQHLSAVVCTLLWALSLLLNTLAAFFCSDFLGWDKLLCFRMDLVISILLMGVFTPLMAGSGLILCVRVQRSSTATHRPPTRLYLTILVCVLVFLVFALPLGIHWFLISWLDLPQQTKTLFSLLARLSSAVNSSANPVIYFLVGRRKSRGLREPLGAVLRRALREEPELERRETPSSTTTTDPGV; encoded by the coding sequence ATGAACTATACTCTGCTCCAGGCCCCGGCCCTGGTAGAGAGCAGTCCCGAGGTGGAGGAGCTGGGCACGGCCCACTGGGTGCTGAGTGCAATGGTCCTGTTCACCTGTGTGGGTGGCTTTGTGGGCAATGGCCTGGTGGTCTGGTTGCTGggctcccaggggcagaggagcccttTCAGTGTCTACGTCCTCCACTTGGGCGTGGCggacctcctcttcctcctctgcatGGCCTCCAAGGTCATCCTGAATTGCTTCCAGCTGGACAGCACAGGCCACATGGCCCTAGAGATAGTGAGCAGGGGGAAATACTTCACCTACATGGCCGGCCTGAGCCTGCTGACCGCCATCAGCATGCAGCGCTGCCTCTCCGTCCTCTTTCCCATCTGGTACAAGTGTCACCGGCCCCAGCACCTGTCGGCCGTGGTGTGCACCCTGCTCTGGGCGCTGTCCCTCCTGCTGAACACGCTGGCCGCATTCTTCTGCAGTGATTTCTTGGGCTGGGACAAGCTGCTGTGCTTCAGGATGGACTTGGTCATCAGCATCCTCCTCATGGGGGTCTTCACGCCCCTGATGGCCGGGTCCGGCCTCATCCTCTGTGTGCGGGTGCAGAGGAGTTCCACCGCGACCCACCGGCCGCCCACGCGGCTGTACCTAACCATCCTGGTCTGCGTCTTGGTGTTCCTCGTCTTCGCCCTGCCCCTCGGCATCCATTGGTTCCTCATCTCCTGGTTGGACCTGCCCCAGCAGACGAAGACTCTCTTCAGCCTACTTGCCCGCCTCTCCTCGGCGGTGAACAGCAGCGCTAACCCGGTCATCTACTTCCTGGTGGGCAGGCGGAAGAGCCGGGGTCTGCGGGAGCCCCTGGGGGCCGTGCTGCGCAGGGCGCTGAGGGAGGAGCCGGAGCTGGAGAGGAGGGAGAcgccctcctccaccaccaccactgaccCGGGGGTCTAA